The Streptomyces capitiformicae genome contains the following window.
TGGAGAGGGCGATGCCCGCGTCGCCCCAGAACAGCTCCTCCATGGCCATGGGGATGCCGAGGCCGGTGGGGTCGAAGTACTGCTGGGCGTAGAAGTCGAGGGAGTAGATGCCGACCTTTGCGGCCTCCTGGATGACCGGCCAGGGCGTCTCCTCGCGCTCGTCCCACTCGGCGGCGGCGGGGCGGATCACATCGGCGGCGAACCCGTGGAGCCAGTCGCGGACCTCCCTCTGCTCCTCATTCAGCTCCATGGTGAACTCAGCCATGACCCCTCCAGCATTTCCGGGTACTGCACTAAGATGTTACCTGCGGTAACTGCGAGTCTGTTACCGGTCGGTAGGAAAAGTCAACTCCCGGGGGGCTCGGTAGCCCGTTCGATCGGGGCGTGCCAATCAGTGTTACTTTGCGCAGGCGTCACCGAAATCAGCACTGGGGGAGACATCATGGACACCACGCAGCGGACCGATCAGGCACGGTCCGCCGACCGCCGTCGGCGCGAGCTGCTGGAAGCCGCGGACCGAGTGGTGCTCCGCGACGGCCCGGGGGCGTCGATGAACGCCATCGCCGCCGAGGCGGGCATCACCAAGCCGATCCTCTACCGCCACTTCGGCGACAAGGGCGGACTTTACGCCGCCCTTGCCAAGCGCCACACCGACGCCCTCCTGGACTCCCTGCGGGCCGCCCTGGACGCCCCCGCGGAGCGCCGCGAACGCGTCGAGGCCACCCTCGACACCTACCTGGCGGCCATCGAGGCCCGCCCCCAGGTGTACCGCTTCCTGATGCACCCGGCCGACGGCAGCCAGCCCGGCGTCGACCAGGGCTTCGACGTCGGCAAGCACTCCGCCCCCCTCCTTCGCCGCATGGGCGAGGAACTCGGCAAGGTCATCGAGGACCGCCTCGACCTCGGCCCCGACAGCCACCGACTCGCCCGCGTCTGGGGCCACGGCATCGTAGGCATGATGCACGCGGCAGGCGACTGGTGGCTCGGCGAACGCCCCTGCACGAGGGCGGAGTTGGTCCGCAGCCTGGCAGACCTGCTGTGGGGCCGCCTGGCGGCGGCGGGCGACAAGGTTGGCGGTCCGGGTTTCTGAGAGTTCTCCTTCTTGGCCGGGGCCGGGGCCGGGGCCGGGGCCGGGGATCGCGCCCCTACAGGGGCGCGGGGCTGTGTCGATTGCGGCTCCGCCACGATGGGGGTCCCTCCCGCTCGAGCGAAGCCGAGAGTGGGGGAGCGACCAGCCACAACGCACCCGCAGCCGCCAACGGGCTCACCGCCCCCACGGCGCCTTGGCGATCTTCCTCATCACCCGAGAACGCCGCCACCCCGAAAGCCGGTCCACATAAACCCTGCCCTCAAGATGATCGCACTCGTGCTGAAGGCACCGCGCGAAGAACCCACTCCCCCGCACCCGCACCCGATCCCCGTCCACCGTGAACCCCTCGACCACGGCCTCGTCGTACCGCTCCGTCCCCGCCTCCAGTCCGGGCAGCGACAGACACCCCTCGGGCCCCCGCAGCACGATCCCCTCCACCGAGACCAGCCGGGGGTTCACCACATGGCCGACATGCCGCACCTCGTCGTCGTCGGGGCAGTCGTAGACGAAAACCTTCAAACTCCGGCCCACCTGATTCGCGGCCAACCCCACACCCCGCGCGTCGTACATCGTCGCGAACATGTCCTCCACAAGCCGCTCCAGCTCACTCCCGAACTCCGTCACCTCTTCACACGGGGCGTGCAATACGGGATCGCCGAGCAGTGTCATGGGAAGAAC
Protein-coding sequences here:
- the def gene encoding peptide deformylase, translating into MRHGSIPGARGRVLPMTLLGDPVLHAPCEEVTEFGSELERLVEDMFATMYDARGVGLAANQVGRSLKVFVYDCPDDDEVRHVGHVVNPRLVSVEGIVLRGPEGCLSLPGLEAGTERYDEAVVEGFTVDGDRVRVRGSGFFARCLQHECDHLEGRVYVDRLSGWRRSRVMRKIAKAPWGR
- a CDS encoding TetR family transcriptional regulator, whose product is MDTTQRTDQARSADRRRRELLEAADRVVLRDGPGASMNAIAAEAGITKPILYRHFGDKGGLYAALAKRHTDALLDSLRAALDAPAERRERVEATLDTYLAAIEARPQVYRFLMHPADGSQPGVDQGFDVGKHSAPLLRRMGEELGKVIEDRLDLGPDSHRLARVWGHGIVGMMHAAGDWWLGERPCTRAELVRSLADLLWGRLAAAGDKVGGPGF